The following is a genomic window from Hymenobacter gelipurpurascens.
TTTGCAGCTCTTTGAAAATATTCTGCAGCGAAGGAGGCGTCCGGACACCTTCCGCTACGGAGAAGCTCAGTCCGTGCGCCTGCCCTTTTCCGTGATAGGGGTCTTGACCTATAATCACTACTTTCACTTTATCGAACGGGCAGGCGTCGAAGGCGTGAAAAATATTCGGGCCCGGCGGATACACGGTTGCCGTAGCGTACTCGCCTTTCACAAAGGCAATCAGGTGTTGAAAATACGGTTTTTCGAACTCCGCGTGGAGTGCGTTGCGCCAGCTTTCTTCTATCTTTACAGACATACAGGAGTGGATTATTTTTCAGTTGGCTAAGCCTTTTGGTGTCGCGGCTGCGTAGATAAATCAAATTCCCCACACGGCTGTTAGCTTTCTCCCACCCCGGACTTCAGGAGCCATGAATACGACCACAACACAGGGTGTCACCGTCAGCGTAACCACCAACTACCTGCCCGACTATTCGAGCCCAGGTCAGGAACATTACGTCTTTGCCTATAAAATTGATATCCGCAACGACAGCGAGTTTACCGTGAAACTGCTGCGCCGCCACTGGTACATCTACGACGCCAACGGCGTGGTGCGTGAGGTGGAGGGCGAAGGCGTGGTAGGCCAGCAACCCGTGCTGGAGCCCGGCGAGTCGCATCAGTATGTATCCGGCTGCAACCTGAAGTCGGGTTTGGGCAAGATGCGCGGCTCGTATCAGATGGAGCGCCTCATGGATGGCCATGAGTTTGCCGTTGATATTCCGGAGTTTACCCTCGTGGTGCCTTACCGCCTGAACTAGCTTCTCGCACGCCTGAGGCATCTCCAAACAAAGCCTTTCTCTCGTCACCGAATGTTGTTGGCAGGAGAAAGGCCTTTTCTTTGATAAATAGCCTACCTGATTCCGTAGGAAAGGCCGCCACGATCCTGAAAAGGCGTGTAGCTTTGCCTCTTTACTACTCACGCGGGGGTCGGGCCAGTTGGCCAACAGGCCTACGACTCTACTTTCTGCGCTCTTGCTTTTTCAAGTTCTTAGCTACCTCCGGTTTCTGCTCCGTTCCGGCAACACGCACGGGCTGCATTCGCCTTTTGTGTTTGGGCTGTATGCGCATGTGGTGGGGCATACGGGCCATTTTGCGGCCTTTGAGGCCATTGAAACCCGGCGCCAGGAGCTTCTCAGCAGTCAGAAAGCTATCCAGGTGCGTGATTTTGGAGCCGGCTCCCACACGGGCGCAGGCCGCACGCGCCGCCTCCGCGGTATTGCCCGTACGGCCGCCAAGCCTCGCGTGCTGGCCCAGCTGCTTTTCCGGCTAGTCAATCACTTTCAGCCTCGCACGGTACTGGAGTTGGGCACTTCCCTGGGCCTTACCACTGCTTACCTGGCCTCCGCCGATTCCCGGGCGCATGTCCTCACATTTGAGGGTTGCCCACAGACGGCTGAGGTTGCGAGGGAGACATTTAGTGGCTTAGGCCTACACAACGTTGAGCTTGTGGAGGGCAACCTTGATGAAACCCTTGCTCCTGCACTCGCCGCTCTCGCTAGGCCAGTTGATTTCGCCTTTTTTGATGGCAACCACCGCTACGAGCCCACTATGCGCTACTTCGAGCTCATGAACCAGCACCGCACCGAAGACAGTGTCTTCGTGCTGGATGACATTCATTGGTCAGAGGAAATGACGCGGGCCTGGGAAGCCATCAAGCAGCACCCGGAGGTTACGCTGACCATCGATCTGTTCTTTATTGGGCTGGTATTCTTTCGGCGCAAGCAGCCCAAACAACACTTCATCTTGCGCTTTGATAACATGCTAGATAAGCTGGTGGAGAGGACGCGCCGGCTTTCTGCATAAAGTAGCGATACAACAAGAGCCCGCCCTGGTCAGGGCGGGCTCTTGTTGTATCGCGGAAAACGGCGGTTACTTTATGGCCTCCCGCACACGCGTGAGCTTAACAAGCAGCTCCTCCAGCCGGTCCAGCGCCAGCATGTTAGCGCCATCTGATAAGGCGGTGGCAGGCGTCGGGTGCGTTTCGATGAACAGGCCGTCGGCCCCCACGGCAATGGCAGCTTTGGCAATGGTTTCGATGAGGGCGGGCTTGCCACCTGTTACGCCGCTGCTCTGGTTGGGCTGCTGCAAGGAGTGCGTAACGTCCATTACTACGGGCACTCCAAACTCTCGCATCACGGGTAGGTTGCGGAAATCGACTACCAAATCGGAATAGCCGAAGGAGTTGCCGCGGTCGGTGAGGATAACGTGGTCGTTGCCCGACTGGCGCACTTTATCCACGGCAAACTGCATCGACTCGCCCGAGAGAAACTGGCCTTTCTTCACATTCACTACTTTCCCCGTTTTGGCGGCGGCAATCAGCAAATCGGTCTGCCGACACAGGAAAGCCGGAATTTGCAGCACATCGACGTACTGTGCCGCCAGCGCCGCCTCCTCCGACTCGTGAATGTCCGTGACCGTAGGCACGCCAATCTCACGGCCTACTTTCTCTAGAATACGCAACGCCTTTTCGTCGCCGATGCCCGTGTAGGAGTCTAGGCGGGAGCGGTTGGCCTTACGGTAGGAGCCTTTGAAGATGTAGGGAATCTGCAACTTATCGGTCATGTGCTGCACCTTTTCGGCGATGCGCAGGGCCATATCTTCCCCCTCAATTACGCAGGGGCCGGCCATCAGGAAAAACTGACCTGAGTTGGTATTGCGGAAATGCGGTAGGGCGTTGGCGAGAGATTGTAGCATGAAAGTCAGGGGTTGAGATGAAGCCGTTGCTCCACAGAATACGGAGAGTGTAGTAGCGAAGTGGCCTAGGCCACTCTTGCCGCTGGGGCCAAAGCTAGAAGGCTTTGGTCTATTTCCTTCTCAGACATATAAACAGCTCCCGGC
Proteins encoded in this region:
- the apaG gene encoding Co2+/Mg2+ efflux protein ApaG, which codes for MNTTTTQGVTVSVTTNYLPDYSSPGQEHYVFAYKIDIRNDSEFTVKLLRRHWYIYDANGVVREVEGEGVVGQQPVLEPGESHQYVSGCNLKSGLGKMRGSYQMERLMDGHEFAVDIPEFTLVVPYRLN
- a CDS encoding O-methyltransferase, producing the protein MLFQVLSYLRFLLRSGNTHGLHSPFVFGLYAHVVGHTGHFAAFEAIETRRQELLSSQKAIQVRDFGAGSHTGAGRTRRLRGIARTAAKPRVLAQLLFRLVNHFQPRTVLELGTSLGLTTAYLASADSRAHVLTFEGCPQTAEVARETFSGLGLHNVELVEGNLDETLAPALAALARPVDFAFFDGNHRYEPTMRYFELMNQHRTEDSVFVLDDIHWSEEMTRAWEAIKQHPEVTLTIDLFFIGLVFFRRKQPKQHFILRFDNMLDKLVERTRRLSA
- the kdsA gene encoding 3-deoxy-8-phosphooctulonate synthase; the protein is MLQSLANALPHFRNTNSGQFFLMAGPCVIEGEDMALRIAEKVQHMTDKLQIPYIFKGSYRKANRSRLDSYTGIGDEKALRILEKVGREIGVPTVTDIHESEEAALAAQYVDVLQIPAFLCRQTDLLIAAAKTGKVVNVKKGQFLSGESMQFAVDKVRQSGNDHVILTDRGNSFGYSDLVVDFRNLPVMREFGVPVVMDVTHSLQQPNQSSGVTGGKPALIETIAKAAIAVGADGLFIETHPTPATALSDGANMLALDRLEELLVKLTRVREAIK